A genomic window from Slackia heliotrinireducens DSM 20476 includes:
- a CDS encoding N-acetylmuramoyl-L-alanine amidase family protein: MQVVDEGDSNESDVYEPLADPAVTKGTDSVVEASDEPGLPDSEIEDFEQLLVGGSGESGTVADVPTDAYDGYIVSVDEERLADFQFAMELEAAVDAGVLTPVAGNFYTCNDYRSLPGTIHADMVESIEPDYYVEAFDDGSDEGIVPDVRPVLESESGLDQAPETASDTEVMGDAVTSDTHEADASDESSEPDTDESADVSEAAKSEAQPESEETDETSEEPVETQAIKGYNDPRISEQWYLTSTNASAAWAAGYTGAVSESAKGVRPLVAIVDTGLCGTGSSSVKHEDINYGNVVAGWNVVAGSYDTAPVSRHGTMCAGIIGAEQNNGKGIAGLVPDAAMAPVMIFGDSGSTSVSNLIAGIYAGVDYTGANVMNLSVGVSEMYFENHSISPLQAAVDYAASKNVLMVAAVGNYGTGSNPLMYPAGFSNVVGVGGVSQGSLDHYPSSEFNDSVYCVAPGQNILSTAIANKSAYSAGSGTSYAAPMVSALAAMCKSVDGSMTVSEFKKFIRSTSTDLGASGYDIYYGYGVINFNAAAKQLNAMGGHVSREGWVLEDGGQYYYVNDSPVCNAWKRIDGYWYYFKSDGRAAASEWEKVGSYWYHFDSSGHMQKNRWLKSGGGWYYLGSNGAALTGWQKLSYGGSSKWFYFNGDCKMLTGLQTIRYGGSDKVFYFDGSGVMVTGWQKAGGHWYYFGGDGAGVTGWQKLAYGSSTRWYYFNGDATMATGWKKIRYAGADTWFYFGGDGAMRTGTQTIGGKTYRFASNGAWIG; the protein is encoded by the coding sequence TTGCAGGTTGTCGATGAGGGAGACTCAAATGAATCCGATGTTTATGAACCACTCGCCGATCCAGCTGTCACCAAGGGTACCGACTCGGTTGTAGAAGCGTCGGATGAGCCGGGACTACCCGATAGCGAGATAGAGGATTTCGAGCAGCTGCTCGTGGGCGGCTCCGGGGAATCAGGCACCGTCGCCGATGTGCCAACAGACGCGTATGATGGCTACATCGTCTCCGTTGACGAAGAGCGGTTGGCAGACTTCCAATTCGCAATGGAGCTCGAAGCCGCTGTCGATGCTGGAGTGCTGACACCTGTAGCGGGCAACTTCTACACCTGCAACGATTACAGGAGCCTCCCCGGAACTATTCATGCCGACATGGTCGAGTCGATTGAGCCTGATTACTATGTCGAGGCGTTTGACGATGGATCGGACGAAGGCATTGTTCCCGATGTGCGTCCAGTGCTGGAGTCGGAAAGCGGCCTTGATCAGGCTCCTGAAACCGCATCCGACACGGAAGTGATGGGCGACGCCGTTACATCGGATACGCACGAAGCAGACGCTTCCGACGAATCCTCGGAGCCTGATACGGACGAATCTGCTGACGTTTCCGAAGCTGCGAAGTCTGAAGCGCAGCCTGAGTCAGAAGAGACGGACGAAACCTCGGAAGAGCCGGTGGAGACGCAAGCGATCAAGGGGTACAACGATCCGCGCATATCGGAGCAATGGTACCTTACATCTACAAATGCCTCCGCAGCGTGGGCGGCGGGATACACCGGTGCGGTCAGCGAATCTGCTAAGGGCGTCAGACCGCTGGTCGCGATCGTCGACACGGGATTGTGCGGAACGGGGTCTTCTTCCGTAAAGCATGAAGACATCAATTATGGCAACGTTGTAGCTGGCTGGAACGTCGTCGCAGGTTCGTACGATACCGCACCGGTGTCTCGTCACGGCACCATGTGCGCCGGCATAATCGGTGCCGAACAGAACAACGGCAAGGGCATAGCAGGCCTGGTGCCCGATGCCGCTATGGCTCCCGTAATGATCTTCGGCGATTCGGGCAGCACGAGCGTGAGTAACCTTATAGCCGGTATTTATGCTGGTGTCGACTATACGGGTGCAAATGTCATGAACCTCAGCGTGGGTGTGTCCGAAATGTACTTTGAGAACCACAGCATCTCGCCGTTGCAGGCGGCCGTCGATTATGCGGCATCCAAAAACGTGCTTATGGTTGCGGCTGTCGGCAACTACGGCACCGGGTCAAATCCCCTCATGTACCCTGCAGGGTTCAGCAACGTTGTGGGTGTAGGCGGCGTTTCGCAGGGAAGCCTAGACCACTATCCGTCATCCGAGTTCAACGATAGCGTTTATTGCGTGGCGCCTGGCCAAAACATTCTCAGCACGGCAATAGCGAATAAGTCTGCGTATTCCGCAGGAAGCGGAACGTCCTACGCTGCGCCTATGGTGAGTGCTCTTGCCGCCATGTGCAAATCCGTCGACGGCAGCATGACGGTCTCCGAATTCAAGAAGTTCATCAGGTCGACCAGCACCGATTTGGGTGCTTCGGGGTACGACATCTATTACGGCTACGGCGTTATCAACTTCAACGCGGCGGCCAAGCAGCTGAATGCTATGGGAGGCCACGTGAGCCGGGAGGGCTGGGTCCTCGAAGACGGGGGCCAGTACTATTATGTGAACGACAGCCCCGTTTGCAACGCATGGAAGAGAATCGACGGGTACTGGTATTACTTTAAGTCCGATGGGCGCGCGGCTGCCAGCGAATGGGAGAAAGTGGGTTCGTACTGGTATCACTTCGACAGCAGCGGGCACATGCAGAAGAACCGCTGGCTTAAATCCGGTGGCGGCTGGTACTACCTTGGAAGCAACGGAGCTGCGCTTACGGGGTGGCAGAAGCTGTCCTACGGAGGCTCTTCGAAATGGTTCTATTTCAACGGTGACTGCAAGATGCTGACCGGGTTGCAGACTATACGATACGGCGGTTCTGACAAGGTGTTCTATTTCGACGGTTCGGGCGTCATGGTCACTGGCTGGCAGAAGGCCGGCGGGCATTGGTACTACTTCGGAGGCGACGGTGCCGGTGTAACCGGTTGGCAGAAGCTGGCGTATGGGTCGTCTACCAGGTGGTATTACTTTAACGGCGACGCCACGATGGCCACCGGATGGAAGAAGATCAGGTATGCGGGAGCTGACACGTGGTTCTATTTCGGCGGCGACGGCGCCATGCGAACCGGCACGCAGACGATAGGTGGAAAAACTTATCGCTTCGCCTCCAACGGCGCGTGGATAGGGTAA
- a CDS encoding L,D-transpeptidase family protein has product MYVKQQNANVALRLALASLLATVAVAFVCGMTSVQAFADEVAADGQTDLAAEATLDEAAEPAEGTLETEAGMVGEDAEGVVADIENAEDADAVQEPEVEAPAEAAVEEDGSEDTVQTLTDPEEEELTPGWHDTEDGTGKFYVLEDKTKAKGWQDIDGKRYYFDTETAIMKTGWLDDAGTWYYLDTKTGIMKTGWVKSGSKWYFMSDPDGAMKTGWVKDKGLWYYMDSPSGVMQKGLISVNGKTYYMNGSGAMQTGWKKVDGSWYHFDSKSGAASTGWVHDGSDYYFMNGDGTMKTGWMKEGTTWYYFKGSGRMAYDQWIQDGSDWYHFAASGAMQKGWKQIKGSWYYFRDSGRMVNSQWLKVKNDWYYFYSSGAMASNTYVGNYYVNANGKWVKDTNLAKANSLYSATNWVVIIDTHKNWIYIYKGPNGNRYLYDYWRVSTGAAATPTVKGEFTVGSKGYSFGNQYYQCYYYTQFFNDYLMHSILYYSRPSADDVKDGRMGMNISHGCVRMPIERAKWIQNNIPYGTKVYIY; this is encoded by the coding sequence ATGTACGTGAAGCAACAGAACGCCAACGTTGCGCTTCGTTTGGCTTTGGCTTCTCTTCTCGCGACTGTGGCGGTTGCGTTCGTCTGCGGCATGACTTCTGTTCAGGCTTTTGCCGATGAAGTCGCTGCCGACGGCCAAACGGACCTTGCTGCCGAAGCCACTCTCGACGAAGCTGCGGAGCCTGCTGAAGGGACGCTTGAGACCGAAGCCGGCATGGTTGGCGAAGATGCCGAAGGCGTTGTAGCCGACATCGAAAACGCTGAAGATGCCGATGCCGTCCAGGAACCTGAGGTTGAGGCTCCTGCCGAAGCCGCTGTTGAGGAAGATGGGTCTGAAGATACCGTACAAACCCTCACAGATCCCGAAGAGGAAGAGCTTACCCCTGGTTGGCACGACACCGAAGACGGCACCGGAAAGTTCTACGTGCTTGAGGACAAGACGAAGGCCAAGGGCTGGCAGGACATCGACGGCAAGCGCTACTACTTCGACACCGAGACCGCCATCATGAAGACCGGCTGGCTGGACGATGCCGGCACGTGGTACTACCTCGATACTAAGACCGGCATCATGAAGACCGGTTGGGTGAAGAGCGGTTCCAAGTGGTACTTCATGAGCGATCCCGATGGAGCCATGAAGACCGGCTGGGTTAAGGACAAGGGTCTTTGGTACTACATGGATTCCCCTTCCGGCGTTATGCAGAAGGGCCTTATCTCCGTCAATGGCAAAACGTATTATATGAACGGCAGCGGCGCCATGCAGACCGGCTGGAAGAAGGTCGACGGTTCGTGGTACCACTTCGATTCCAAGAGCGGCGCCGCATCGACCGGTTGGGTACATGACGGCTCCGACTATTACTTCATGAATGGCGACGGCACCATGAAGACCGGCTGGATGAAAGAAGGAACCACCTGGTACTACTTCAAGGGGTCTGGCCGCATGGCTTACGACCAGTGGATTCAGGACGGCAGCGATTGGTACCATTTCGCTGCGAGCGGCGCCATGCAGAAGGGCTGGAAGCAGATCAAAGGCTCTTGGTACTACTTCCGCGACAGCGGCCGCATGGTGAACAGCCAGTGGCTGAAGGTGAAGAACGACTGGTACTACTTCTACTCCAGCGGTGCCATGGCATCCAACACCTACGTGGGCAATTACTATGTGAATGCTAACGGAAAGTGGGTTAAGGACACGAACCTTGCCAAGGCGAACTCCCTGTACAGCGCTACGAATTGGGTGGTCATTATCGACACCCATAAGAATTGGATTTACATCTACAAGGGTCCCAACGGCAACCGTTACCTGTATGATTACTGGCGCGTTTCCACCGGAGCCGCCGCGACGCCTACCGTGAAGGGAGAATTCACCGTAGGCAGCAAGGGTTACTCCTTCGGCAACCAGTACTATCAGTGCTACTACTACACGCAGTTCTTCAACGACTACCTGATGCACTCCATCCTGTACTACAGCAGGCCTTCCGCAGATGACGTGAAGGACGGACGCATGGGCATGAACATCTCGCACGGTTGCGTTCGTATGCCGATCGAGCGTGCTAAATGGATTCAGAACAACATTCCATATGGCACAAAGGTGTACATCTACTAA
- a CDS encoding LicD family protein, translating to MTPTQEHLLKLLLEIDEICRRHDITYFLEAGTLLGAVRHNGFIPWDNDLDITMKEADYNRFVEVCQQELDPTKRVMADNRRNREYPSVFGRYIDRETCRINNTTLFWDDYIGQSIDVFCMVELPADPEDIYEAEVRYNAYDEVVNRSFRHLRRKRSYTMDRYNEYLKAYETDRDAFLAEVEPKIFGHTYEGSQWYMVTSANGYNILPRAPFEKVAYVSFEGHMVPIPEDYFDLMVYYYGDTFGLIPDKKQIHTEMSHNHIPCKYYSDEFRACIDMPEFLGKRATWKNNMMQEGAMWTDAYLDYTSCLGLMLKMDIEDEIAEKNIDVMDLVNNPTPEGDEVLRNLFNLYIERQTSSTVVYAKCHLALGEDLEYAALYTALLLKGDRAAFDDMISVRTVNRVPMTDRIQNLVDYARHYRAAKKFILYREFAKSQEHIDWCVERHGTNSNFKTMQLMVDSGLAETADDWQSVLNSAEEILVESPDNEYAWEAKADALRFMGEREQANEIYVRLRDTAVDGFVMNRAIQQVGPSETPRFSTTKE from the coding sequence ATGACCCCCACTCAAGAACATCTGCTCAAGCTCCTGCTCGAAATCGACGAGATTTGCAGAAGGCATGACATCACATATTTCCTAGAAGCCGGCACGCTGCTCGGCGCCGTGCGTCACAACGGATTCATCCCCTGGGACAATGACCTCGACATCACCATGAAAGAGGCCGATTACAACCGGTTTGTGGAAGTGTGCCAGCAAGAGCTCGACCCGACGAAACGCGTCATGGCCGACAATCGCCGCAACCGCGAATATCCCAGCGTATTCGGTCGTTACATCGACCGTGAAACCTGCCGCATCAACAACACCACGTTGTTCTGGGACGACTACATCGGACAGAGCATCGATGTGTTCTGCATGGTCGAACTGCCCGCCGATCCGGAAGACATCTACGAGGCAGAGGTCCGCTACAACGCTTACGACGAGGTGGTCAACCGGAGCTTCCGCCATTTGCGCCGTAAGCGCAGCTACACCATGGATCGGTACAACGAATACCTCAAAGCGTACGAGACCGACCGCGACGCTTTCTTGGCGGAGGTTGAGCCTAAAATCTTCGGCCACACCTATGAAGGCTCCCAATGGTACATGGTGACCAGCGCCAACGGATACAACATCCTGCCTCGCGCACCTTTCGAAAAGGTCGCATACGTGTCCTTCGAGGGACACATGGTTCCGATTCCGGAAGACTACTTCGACTTGATGGTGTATTACTACGGCGATACGTTTGGGCTCATTCCCGACAAAAAGCAGATCCATACGGAGATGTCCCACAACCACATCCCCTGCAAATACTATTCAGATGAGTTCCGCGCGTGCATCGACATGCCGGAGTTTTTGGGCAAGCGCGCCACCTGGAAAAACAACATGATGCAGGAAGGCGCCATGTGGACCGATGCCTATCTCGACTACACGTCCTGCCTCGGCCTCATGTTGAAGATGGACATCGAAGACGAGATCGCCGAAAAGAACATCGACGTCATGGACCTTGTGAACAACCCCACTCCAGAGGGTGACGAAGTACTCCGCAATTTGTTCAATCTGTATATCGAGCGGCAGACCTCCTCGACGGTGGTCTATGCCAAATGCCATCTTGCCCTCGGCGAGGATCTTGAGTACGCAGCGCTATACACAGCCTTGTTGCTAAAAGGAGACAGAGCCGCCTTCGACGATATGATCTCAGTAAGGACCGTCAACCGCGTTCCCATGACGGACCGTATTCAGAACCTGGTTGATTACGCCCGTCATTACCGCGCCGCAAAGAAGTTCATCCTGTATCGCGAATTCGCTAAATCCCAGGAGCACATCGACTGGTGTGTCGAGCGCCACGGTACGAACAGCAACTTCAAAACAATGCAACTTATGGTTGACAGCGGACTGGCGGAAACAGCCGATGATTGGCAATCCGTTCTGAACTCTGCAGAAGAGATACTGGTCGAAAGCCCCGACAACGAATACGCATGGGAAGCCAAGGCCGATGCGCTTCGGTTCATGGGCGAAAGAGAACAGGCGAACGAGATCTATGTCAGGCTTCGAGATACGGCCGTTGACGGTTTCGTCATGAACCGTGCCATCCAACAGGTCGGACCGTCCGAAACGCCGCGTTTCTCAACCACCAAGGAGTAG
- a CDS encoding CDP-glycerol glycerophosphotransferase family protein, with translation MGSLKSTLKFLAADAVYGHMLPNAYRKACAQYPMVKGRVVFVENNGSTLSENFSLISQRLEKHPEYSQEAVFLHETTAGLKGRLDNSKASMRVLAEAEYIFLNDASQLVSCLPLRDGTRAFQLWHACGAFKKWGLSCVDLKYGADARMFKKHPYYANLSLVSVSSPDVSWAYQEAMGIADASTIKPLGVSRTDVFFNQGFLVRSKEKLARLFPAADGKQVILYAPTFRGRPATAATPHDLDIQLLKERFADTHVLIIKQHPFVKDPYAIPVECASFAYEVSGELSISELLACADVCITDYSSIVFEYSLLDRPICFFATDLEDYRSWRDFYYDFEEMTPGPVFTTSEDVVNWVDATAHRFSNDRIAEFRDKFMRACDGHSTDRICTEVFGSTLE, from the coding sequence ATGGGCTCGCTCAAGTCGACATTGAAGTTCTTGGCCGCGGATGCCGTGTATGGGCACATGCTTCCGAACGCTTATCGGAAGGCATGTGCCCAGTATCCCATGGTCAAGGGTCGTGTCGTTTTTGTCGAGAACAACGGGTCCACCCTGTCCGAGAACTTCAGCCTCATCAGCCAGCGTTTGGAAAAGCATCCCGAATACTCTCAGGAGGCCGTGTTTCTGCATGAAACCACAGCAGGCTTGAAGGGCCGTCTGGACAACTCGAAGGCTTCCATGAGGGTTTTGGCGGAAGCGGAATACATCTTCCTCAACGACGCCTCGCAGCTGGTAAGCTGCTTGCCGCTGCGTGACGGCACGCGCGCCTTCCAGCTGTGGCATGCGTGCGGTGCATTCAAGAAATGGGGCTTGAGCTGCGTCGACCTGAAATACGGTGCCGACGCCCGCATGTTCAAGAAACACCCGTACTATGCCAATCTTTCTCTGGTCAGCGTGTCTTCCCCGGATGTTTCCTGGGCATATCAGGAGGCCATGGGCATCGCCGATGCGTCCACCATCAAGCCCTTAGGTGTAAGCCGCACCGATGTGTTCTTCAATCAAGGCTTCCTTGTCCGGTCGAAGGAGAAGCTCGCAAGGCTCTTCCCTGCCGCAGACGGGAAACAAGTCATTCTGTACGCGCCCACGTTCAGGGGCCGTCCCGCAACGGCAGCAACGCCCCATGATCTTGACATCCAATTGCTCAAGGAGCGTTTCGCAGACACCCATGTGCTCATCATCAAGCAGCATCCTTTCGTGAAGGACCCTTACGCCATTCCCGTAGAATGCGCATCGTTCGCATACGAGGTTTCGGGCGAGCTTTCGATTTCGGAGCTTCTGGCTTGCGCCGACGTCTGCATCACGGACTATTCTTCCATCGTATTCGAATACAGCCTGCTCGACCGGCCGATCTGCTTTTTCGCCACCGACCTGGAAGACTACCGATCGTGGCGTGATTTCTATTACGACTTCGAAGAGATGACGCCGGGCCCCGTATTCACGACCTCTGAAGACGTCGTGAACTGGGTCGATGCAACCGCGCATCGGTTCTCGAATGACCGCATCGCGGAGTTCCGCGACAAGTTCATGCGCGCCTGCGATGGCCACAGCACCGACCGCATCTGCACCGAGGTATTCGGCTCTACGCTCGAGTAA
- a CDS encoding helix-turn-helix domain-containing protein → MGDFFMDGRVLYDETTRRRAVALFEKGMGYKAVASLLDIPRETVRKWLDVYRSVGIEVLAMMGKKHTTYSFETKLAAVRAVVDEGMTRPEAMAKFGIASPSSFKKWLKAYREEGPEALKPKPKGRPRGSGSPPKELTREQELERRIQKLEAENAYLKKSIALKAEKRSRTARKPRP, encoded by the coding sequence ATGGGAGACTTCTTTATGGATGGAAGAGTGCTTTATGACGAGACGACGCGGCGGCGGGCTGTAGCCCTTTTCGAAAAGGGCATGGGCTACAAGGCTGTCGCCAGCCTGCTGGACATTCCGCGTGAAACCGTGAGAAAATGGCTAGACGTATACAGATCCGTTGGCATCGAGGTCCTGGCCATGATGGGAAAGAAGCACACCACCTACTCGTTCGAGACGAAGCTGGCCGCCGTCAGGGCGGTCGTGGACGAGGGCATGACGAGGCCCGAGGCCATGGCCAAGTTCGGGATAGCCTCGCCAAGCTCCTTCAAGAAATGGCTGAAGGCGTACAGGGAGGAGGGCCCCGAGGCGCTCAAGCCGAAGCCCAAGGGGAGGCCGAGGGGGTCCGGCTCCCCGCCTAAAGAGCTAACGCGCGAGCAGGAGCTAGAACGTCGGATACAGAAGCTCGAAGCGGAGAACGCGTACCTAAAAAAATCGATAGCCCTGAAGGCGGAGAAGCGCTCTCGAACCGCGAGAAAGCCGCGGCCGTGA